In one Mycobacterium sp. NBC_00419 genomic region, the following are encoded:
- a CDS encoding agmatine deiminase family protein, with protein sequence MTEIAPEHNLANGAGTTAWQMPAEWAPHERCLMAWPTRETLWGPYFEEAKAEYAATANAIGHFEPVLMITNPGQADEARAACSAAVEVVELAIDDSWIRDSGPLVVLDHTGRRSAVDFGFNSWGERFLPYDQDATISRRVLEVLGIERTASDMILEGGSITVDGEGTLITTEQCLLNVNRNPAMTRDDIEAELKGRLGVSKVIWLPYGHYDDAHTDGHVDGVCTYVRPGVVIAQTCDDPQLPDYDRMAANLKVLRDSTDAAGRSFEILELPEFPVTTLPDGTTTMVAYANFYVANGGVVVPIAGHELDESALETLRRAFPDREVVGVPGNIVAYGGGGVHCITQQIPQPNPAPTA encoded by the coding sequence ATGACCGAGATCGCACCCGAACACAACCTGGCCAATGGCGCCGGCACGACCGCATGGCAGATGCCCGCAGAGTGGGCTCCCCACGAGCGTTGCCTGATGGCGTGGCCTACCCGCGAAACCCTGTGGGGCCCGTACTTCGAAGAGGCCAAAGCCGAGTACGCGGCGACCGCGAATGCGATCGGCCACTTCGAGCCGGTGCTGATGATCACCAATCCCGGCCAGGCCGACGAAGCTCGGGCCGCGTGCAGCGCCGCAGTGGAAGTCGTCGAACTGGCGATCGACGATTCGTGGATCCGGGATTCGGGACCGCTGGTGGTGCTCGACCACACGGGTCGACGGTCAGCCGTTGACTTCGGATTCAACTCCTGGGGTGAGCGCTTCCTGCCCTACGACCAGGACGCCACGATCAGCCGACGCGTTCTCGAAGTCCTCGGAATCGAGCGGACCGCCTCCGACATGATCCTGGAGGGCGGCTCCATCACGGTCGACGGCGAAGGCACGCTCATCACCACCGAGCAGTGCCTGCTCAATGTGAACCGCAACCCGGCCATGACGCGGGACGACATCGAGGCGGAACTCAAAGGGCGCCTGGGTGTATCGAAGGTGATCTGGCTGCCCTACGGGCATTATGACGACGCGCACACCGACGGGCACGTCGACGGCGTCTGCACCTATGTCCGGCCTGGCGTGGTGATCGCCCAAACCTGCGACGATCCCCAGTTGCCGGACTACGACCGGATGGCCGCGAACCTGAAGGTATTGCGGGATTCCACCGACGCGGCGGGACGGTCCTTCGAAATCCTCGAGCTGCCCGAGTTTCCCGTGACCACACTGCCCGACGGCACGACCACGATGGTGGCCTACGCCAACTTCTACGTCGCCAATGGCGGTGTGGTCGTTCCGATCGCGGGACACGAACTCGACGAATCCGCGTTGGAGACGTTGCGGCGCGCATTTCCGGACCGAGAGGTCGTCGGGGTTCCCGGCAACATCGTCGCCTACGGCGGTGGCGGCGTGCACTGCATCACCCAGCAGATTCCGCAGCCGAACCCGGCTCCGACAGCGTAG
- a CDS encoding ABC transporter substrate-binding protein — translation MTKVRLPLAIMSVAMLIAGCGGRTAPDSAAGSGSRDFLSLPATTEPAGGPVDTATWALYRDPTTLDPATAFDYPENTVISTMCESLVRQQPDGTLVPGLASEYHFSSPTTLVFKLRPGVHFWDGRPLTSADVVFSLRRNMDAALGGFYRTVLNRVSSISADDPETVTLTLSSPDYWLPGELSSMAGVVIEEAYARDRGHTYGTPDGGAMCTGPYRLTQWTAGQTLKVTANPDYWDATLKPLTREIDFHGVSDVAALTTGLSTGDISGSWITDTSSLAQLQRSDAVTVHLGPSFETEFFIPANLTGVLGDVRVRQALSLAFDRSSFSTAVYGGNAVSPRMSTNPGTWGYARDTFEAAWKAAPEPQRDLVKAKQLIAEAGATGKPLVIGTSTGLASVNTAANAWVEAANAIGLTASLHNVSPENYINFFTDPQARAEVDAFSTTTYGDYADPAALISTYVEPEGVQNYSGYHNADLSAALNKARTEPDPVRRAQATIEADKLVMTELPWIPMVHPATFLVLNKKLTGAPSSFAYMQAPWLARLGKAE, via the coding sequence ATGACGAAAGTTCGCCTGCCGCTGGCGATTATGAGTGTCGCAATGCTGATCGCGGGCTGCGGTGGCCGTACGGCTCCGGACTCGGCGGCCGGCAGTGGAAGCAGGGACTTCCTCAGCCTTCCCGCAACAACGGAACCGGCGGGTGGCCCGGTCGACACCGCGACCTGGGCGCTCTATCGCGACCCCACCACCCTCGACCCCGCCACCGCGTTCGACTACCCGGAGAACACGGTCATCTCGACGATGTGCGAGTCCCTGGTGCGCCAGCAGCCGGACGGCACCCTGGTGCCGGGGCTGGCGAGCGAGTATCACTTCAGCTCGCCCACGACACTAGTATTCAAACTTCGCCCCGGTGTGCACTTCTGGGACGGTCGGCCGCTCACCTCCGCCGACGTCGTGTTCAGTCTGCGACGCAATATGGACGCTGCGCTGGGTGGTTTCTACCGCACCGTACTCAACCGGGTTTCCTCGATCAGCGCCGACGATCCCGAGACCGTCACTCTCACCCTGAGCAGCCCAGACTACTGGCTTCCCGGCGAACTCTCGTCGATGGCGGGCGTCGTCATCGAAGAGGCCTATGCCCGCGATCGCGGGCACACGTACGGCACACCCGATGGCGGCGCCATGTGCACGGGTCCATACCGGCTGACTCAGTGGACGGCCGGCCAGACGTTGAAAGTGACTGCCAATCCGGACTATTGGGACGCCACGCTCAAACCGCTGACCCGTGAGATCGACTTCCATGGTGTCTCCGACGTGGCTGCGCTGACCACCGGATTGTCAACGGGCGATATCAGTGGTAGCTGGATCACGGACACCTCGAGCTTGGCTCAGTTGCAACGCTCGGACGCCGTGACAGTCCACCTCGGGCCGTCGTTCGAGACGGAGTTCTTCATCCCCGCCAACCTCACCGGCGTTCTCGGCGATGTCCGCGTGCGGCAGGCGTTGTCGCTGGCGTTCGACCGCAGCAGCTTCAGTACAGCCGTCTACGGCGGAAACGCGGTCAGTCCCCGCATGTCCACCAATCCCGGGACGTGGGGATACGCCCGCGACACATTCGAGGCGGCGTGGAAAGCCGCTCCGGAGCCGCAACGAGACCTCGTCAAGGCCAAGCAACTCATCGCGGAGGCGGGTGCGACCGGTAAACCGCTCGTCATTGGCACCTCAACCGGACTCGCCAGTGTGAACACCGCAGCCAACGCGTGGGTGGAGGCGGCCAACGCGATCGGGTTGACCGCCAGCCTGCACAACGTCTCCCCGGAGAACTACATCAACTTCTTCACCGATCCGCAGGCTCGCGCCGAGGTCGACGCGTTCAGCACCACAACCTATGGCGACTACGCGGATCCCGCTGCGCTGATCTCCACCTACGTCGAACCCGAAGGCGTGCAGAACTACTCGGGCTATCACAACGCGGATCTCTCGGCGGCGTTGAACAAGGCGCGCACGGAGCCGGATCCGGTTCGGCGGGCCCAAGCGACCATCGAAGCCGACAAGCTGGTGATGACTGAGCTGCCCTGGATCCCGATGGTTCACCCCGCTACGTTCCTGGTCCTCAACAAGAAGCTGACGGGCGCTCCGTCGTCGTTCGCCTACATGCAGGCGCCGTGGCTGGCTCGACTCGGAAAGGCGGAGTGA
- a CDS encoding ABC transporter permease, whose product MQRFIVRRCALLVGTVLAASIAIYAAMYAAPGDPIAVLTGGRQVTPEARALLIERYHLDDPLPVRYWRWLTAALRGDFGYSIASREDVSTLIAQRTMTTFELVCYASLIIVIVGIAVGVVSALKPGFVDTCALLVTTLLSAIPSFVAALILISVFAVNLHWFPALGEGEGFTDQLKHLTLPAVALASSSLALVARITRTSVRAESKREHVHTAISRGLPPSVVLRRHILRNAAIPITTVTGLTIAALIVLVSIVEQAFNLNGLGATLVKAAQNKDFAVVQAVSLLMVVAFVVINGIVDFCYALLDPRVGLGTVAA is encoded by the coding sequence TTGCAGCGGTTCATTGTTCGGCGGTGCGCACTGCTGGTCGGAACTGTACTCGCGGCCAGCATCGCGATCTATGCCGCGATGTACGCGGCGCCGGGTGACCCGATCGCGGTGTTGACCGGAGGCCGGCAGGTCACGCCGGAAGCGCGGGCGTTACTGATCGAGCGCTACCACCTCGACGACCCGCTGCCGGTGCGCTATTGGCGCTGGCTGACCGCTGCGCTGCGCGGGGACTTCGGATATTCGATCGCCAGCAGAGAAGACGTGTCGACTCTGATTGCGCAGCGCACGATGACGACGTTCGAATTGGTCTGCTATGCCTCGCTAATCATCGTCATAGTCGGAATCGCAGTCGGTGTCGTCAGCGCCCTGAAGCCCGGATTCGTCGACACCTGTGCGCTTCTGGTGACCACGCTGCTCTCCGCCATCCCTTCCTTCGTCGCCGCGCTCATCCTGATCAGTGTGTTCGCGGTGAACCTGCATTGGTTCCCGGCATTGGGAGAAGGCGAGGGCTTCACCGACCAACTCAAGCACCTGACCCTGCCAGCCGTCGCATTGGCCAGCTCGTCACTGGCGCTCGTTGCCCGCATCACGCGGACGTCGGTACGAGCCGAGTCGAAGCGTGAACATGTCCACACCGCGATTAGTCGCGGGTTGCCACCATCGGTGGTGCTGCGCCGTCACATCCTGCGCAACGCCGCCATCCCCATCACGACCGTAACCGGTCTCACCATCGCCGCACTCATCGTCTTGGTGTCGATCGTGGAACAAGCGTTCAACCTCAACGGACTGGGGGCGACGTTGGTAAAGGCCGCACAGAACAAGGATTTTGCGGTGGTTCAGGCTGTTTCGCTGCTCATGGTTGTGGCCTTCGTGGTGATCAACGGCATCGTCGACTTCTGCTATGCGTTGCTCGACCCGCGGGTGGGTCTTGGCACGGTGGCGGCATGA
- a CDS encoding ABC transporter permease — MMATPAAHAPSPGLTFTTARSRGIPGLKGVGWLGWACAAIIVLAAVIAAFGPLLAPFPPNHSDLTQAFVGGNPAHPLGFDSQGRDLLSRLLVGARSSMLGAFIVVVLAMTAGTCLAVLAAWRRGWVDNLISSGTDLVFAFPGLLLAVLVAAVFGPSQWSAAASLAVAYTPYVARIVRGAALRERSLPYIEALEVQGSAAWSISVRHVIPNIAPMLVAQATILFGWAALDLAAISFVGLGVQPPQADWGVMAAEGETGVLQGFPAESLTAGTALVLVVIAFNVLGERLNDTQAKGLA, encoded by the coding sequence ATGATGGCCACCCCGGCCGCGCACGCCCCCAGTCCAGGCCTGACCTTCACCACCGCCCGGAGTAGGGGAATCCCAGGTTTGAAGGGCGTGGGCTGGCTCGGCTGGGCCTGTGCGGCGATCATCGTGTTGGCAGCGGTGATCGCGGCGTTCGGTCCCCTTCTCGCGCCGTTCCCGCCCAACCACAGCGACCTCACGCAGGCGTTCGTCGGTGGAAATCCCGCTCATCCACTCGGTTTTGACTCCCAGGGCCGCGATCTACTGTCTCGGCTGCTGGTCGGTGCGCGCTCATCGATGCTCGGCGCCTTCATCGTCGTTGTGCTCGCAATGACCGCCGGAACGTGCCTCGCGGTGCTGGCGGCCTGGCGACGAGGATGGGTCGACAACCTCATCTCCTCGGGCACAGACCTGGTCTTCGCGTTCCCCGGACTGCTGCTGGCGGTTCTCGTCGCGGCCGTCTTCGGCCCCAGCCAGTGGTCAGCTGCGGCATCCCTTGCGGTCGCCTACACCCCGTACGTCGCCAGAATCGTCCGAGGGGCGGCGCTGCGGGAACGATCGCTGCCCTACATCGAGGCACTCGAGGTGCAGGGCAGCGCCGCCTGGTCGATCAGCGTTCGGCACGTCATCCCCAACATCGCCCCCATGCTCGTCGCGCAGGCCACCATCCTGTTCGGCTGGGCCGCACTCGACCTGGCCGCGATCTCCTTCGTCGGGCTCGGTGTGCAGCCACCACAGGCCGACTGGGGTGTGATGGCCGCGGAAGGTGAAACCGGGGTCCTGCAGGGCTTCCCGGCTGAATCCTTGACCGCCGGAACCGCATTGGTCCTTGTCGTGATCGCGTTCAACGTTCTGGGTGAGCGGCTCAACGACACGCAGGCCAAGGGACTCGCATGA
- a CDS encoding ABC transporter ATP-binding protein yields MTDAPLVAVEALNLTLDVSGQRRLVLRDVSLTIERGEALGLVGESGAGKSMTARAIARLLPERAVATGTIRFADRDLLSLRGESLRRARTEMAVISQDPRAAINPVRRVGDFLTEQLRTLARVDRREATRRAQQMLSEVGITDTTRRMRQYPGDLSGGMLQRVMIASALLGNPKLILADEPTTALDVTTQSEVMAILNEQRHNAGVALLFITHDLDLAAAVCDRTAVMYAGQIVEVQKSTGLHDEPRHPYTAALAAARPDLERPTPRLAAIAGRPVGAWEAADSCGFADRCPHRQPRCTASGPVPLTRGPAHAVRCLRAGEVGASWRGGSQ; encoded by the coding sequence ATGACGGACGCACCACTGGTCGCTGTCGAAGCGCTGAACCTGACGCTTGACGTCTCCGGCCAGAGGCGGCTGGTACTGCGCGACGTATCGCTGACCATCGAGCGCGGCGAGGCGCTCGGTCTCGTCGGTGAATCCGGTGCGGGCAAGTCCATGACTGCGCGGGCGATCGCCCGGCTACTGCCGGAGCGGGCTGTCGCGACCGGCACCATAAGGTTTGCCGACCGCGACTTGCTAAGCCTGCGCGGCGAGTCGCTGCGCCGCGCCCGCACCGAGATGGCCGTGATATCCCAGGACCCCCGAGCCGCCATCAATCCGGTACGTCGTGTCGGGGACTTCCTCACCGAACAGCTTCGAACGCTCGCGCGGGTCGACCGGCGCGAAGCGACCCGTCGTGCCCAACAGATGCTGTCCGAAGTGGGTATCACCGATACCACCCGAAGAATGCGGCAGTATCCCGGCGACTTGTCCGGGGGAATGCTGCAGCGGGTCATGATTGCCTCGGCACTGCTGGGCAATCCGAAGCTGATCCTCGCCGACGAACCCACCACCGCCCTGGATGTGACCACGCAATCGGAAGTGATGGCGATCCTGAACGAGCAACGCCACAACGCCGGAGTCGCACTGTTGTTCATCACGCACGACCTCGATCTCGCCGCCGCGGTGTGCGATCGCACCGCTGTCATGTACGCCGGTCAGATCGTCGAAGTCCAGAAGTCGACTGGACTGCATGACGAACCGCGGCATCCCTACACCGCGGCGCTTGCCGCAGCCCGGCCTGATCTCGAACGGCCGACACCGAGGCTCGCCGCGATCGCCGGCCGCCCCGTCGGCGCATGGGAGGCAGCAGATTCGTGTGGCTTCGCGGATCGCTGCCCGCATCGGCAGCCACGCTGCACGGCATCGGGGCCCGTGCCGCTCACGCGTGGACCCGCGCATGCGGTGCGCTGCCTGCGTGCCGGCGAAGTCGGAGCATCCTGGCGAGGGGGCTCGCAGTGA
- a CDS encoding ABC transporter ATP-binding protein, with the protein MTDPVLVVAHLSKAFGTFAAVDDVSFELAAGSSIGVIGESGSGKTTIARMIVGLERPTAGTITCCGNDRSRPSRATSARRARAREAQIVFQDPSTSLDPRQTVAQALTEALRLYGGPQAESSQRLQELAELVGLDARLLASIPGRLSGGQRQRVAIARALAAQPRVLVLDEAVSALDVSIQAQILNMLADIRDATGISYVFITHDLAVVRQVTEYSVVMQSGRIVERGRTDDLLSDPQHPYTRALLDSVPRPGWTPQRRALGATQPLPLGRGSTADDK; encoded by the coding sequence GTGACCGATCCGGTTCTGGTGGTGGCACACCTCAGCAAGGCCTTCGGCACCTTCGCCGCTGTCGATGACGTCTCGTTCGAACTCGCGGCGGGTTCATCCATCGGCGTCATAGGCGAATCCGGCTCGGGGAAAACAACAATCGCGCGAATGATCGTTGGCCTGGAGCGCCCCACTGCCGGCACCATCACCTGCTGCGGCAACGATCGCTCGCGCCCCTCACGGGCAACGAGTGCCCGACGCGCGCGAGCCCGCGAAGCGCAGATCGTGTTCCAGGATCCGTCGACCAGCCTTGACCCGCGCCAGACCGTAGCGCAAGCGCTCACCGAGGCGCTGCGCCTGTATGGCGGTCCCCAGGCCGAGAGCTCCCAACGACTACAGGAGCTCGCCGAACTGGTCGGCTTAGACGCGCGATTGCTGGCTTCCATTCCCGGTCGGCTCTCTGGTGGCCAACGCCAACGCGTGGCGATCGCCCGCGCGCTTGCCGCGCAGCCGCGCGTCCTGGTCCTCGACGAGGCCGTGTCAGCACTCGACGTGTCCATCCAGGCGCAAATTCTGAACATGCTGGCAGATATTCGTGATGCTACGGGGATCTCGTATGTGTTCATCACCCACGATTTGGCCGTCGTCCGGCAGGTCACCGAATACAGCGTCGTCATGCAGAGTGGCCGCATCGTCGAGCGCGGCCGAACAGACGATCTGCTGAGCGATCCGCAGCACCCCTACACCCGTGCGCTTCTGGACAGCGTGCCCCGCCCAGGGTGGACGCCGCAACGGCGCGCGCTGGGGGCCACCCAACCGCTACCGTTGGGACGTGGTTCAACTGCGGATGACAAGTGA
- a CDS encoding amidase, translating to MSLNTFDVVEASIAELRNALESGIVSSVDLVTAYLARIETYDRGGIRLNAVVVMNPAALTEAEASDERRARGEVLGPLDGIPYTAKDSYLVRGLTAAAGSPAFEHLVAQRDAFAIERLRAAGAVCLGLTNMPPMANGGMQRGVYGRAESPYNAEYLTSAFASGSSNGSGTATAASFAAFGLGEETWSSGRAPASNNGLCAYTPSRGVISMRGNWPLVPTMDVVVPHTRTVADLLEVLDVVVADDTDSRGDFWRMQPWIELPRASAVRPKSYPALAPRGARAARSALAGKRFGVPRMYVNADPEAGTAEHPGIGGPTGQRIETRASIIDLWESASRDLKAAGAELVLVDFPAVTNYEGDRPGAPTIANRGLVTREYLHREIVDLSAWAWDDFLRANGDPNLDRLTDVDGATIFPHPEGALKDRYDGFDDTVASYPARVREHPVEKLTDIPHLAQGLSGLEESRRLDLEDWMDRLGLDAVVFPAVADVGLADMDVNEASADLGWRNGVWVANGNLVLRHLGIPTVTVPMGTMADIGMPVGLTFAGRSYDDTALLVLAAAFEATGSRRTAPPRTPALASAFSSDRG from the coding sequence ATGTCGTTGAACACATTTGACGTAGTCGAGGCCTCCATCGCCGAACTTCGCAATGCCCTCGAGTCGGGCATCGTAAGCTCGGTAGACCTGGTGACCGCCTACCTCGCACGCATTGAGACTTATGATCGCGGCGGCATCCGCCTCAACGCCGTCGTCGTGATGAACCCGGCGGCGCTCACCGAAGCCGAAGCCTCTGACGAGCGCCGGGCCCGCGGCGAGGTGCTCGGGCCGCTCGACGGAATCCCGTACACCGCCAAGGACAGCTACCTCGTGCGCGGACTCACCGCGGCCGCCGGATCGCCGGCCTTCGAACATCTTGTTGCGCAGCGCGATGCGTTCGCGATCGAGCGGTTGCGCGCCGCCGGTGCCGTCTGTCTTGGTCTGACGAACATGCCGCCGATGGCGAACGGGGGCATGCAACGCGGCGTATACGGTCGCGCCGAAAGCCCTTACAACGCTGAGTACCTGACGTCAGCATTCGCCTCGGGATCGTCCAACGGTTCGGGCACCGCTACCGCGGCGAGTTTCGCGGCGTTCGGCCTCGGTGAGGAAACCTGGTCCAGCGGGCGGGCGCCCGCCTCGAACAATGGCCTGTGCGCGTACACACCGTCGCGCGGGGTGATCTCGATGCGGGGCAACTGGCCGCTCGTGCCGACGATGGATGTCGTGGTGCCCCACACCCGCACCGTCGCGGACCTGCTCGAGGTGCTCGACGTGGTCGTCGCCGACGACACCGATTCACGGGGTGACTTCTGGCGGATGCAGCCTTGGATCGAGCTCCCACGCGCCTCCGCGGTGCGTCCGAAGTCGTACCCGGCACTTGCACCCCGCGGCGCACGTGCGGCGCGGTCAGCGCTCGCCGGCAAGCGCTTCGGGGTACCTCGCATGTACGTCAATGCGGACCCGGAGGCAGGTACCGCCGAGCACCCTGGCATCGGCGGGCCGACCGGACAGCGCATCGAAACTCGGGCATCCATCATCGACCTGTGGGAGTCCGCCAGCAGAGACCTGAAGGCGGCGGGCGCAGAGCTTGTGCTCGTCGATTTCCCCGCGGTCACGAACTACGAGGGCGATCGGCCCGGCGCGCCGACAATCGCTAACCGTGGCTTGGTGACTCGCGAGTACCTGCATCGGGAGATTGTCGACCTGTCCGCCTGGGCGTGGGACGACTTCCTCCGCGCCAACGGGGACCCCAACCTCGACCGTCTCACCGACGTGGACGGCGCAACGATCTTCCCGCACCCCGAGGGTGCACTGAAGGACCGCTACGACGGCTTCGATGACACCGTTGCCTCCTACCCCGCGCGTGTGCGCGAGCATCCGGTGGAAAAGCTCACCGACATCCCGCATCTCGCGCAGGGCCTGAGCGGTCTGGAGGAGTCGCGCCGCCTCGACCTCGAGGATTGGATGGACCGCCTGGGCCTGGACGCGGTCGTGTTTCCCGCCGTCGCCGACGTCGGCCTCGCCGACATGGACGTCAACGAGGCGTCCGCGGACCTCGGCTGGCGCAACGGCGTGTGGGTTGCCAACGGCAATCTGGTGCTGCGGCACCTCGGCATTCCGACAGTCACCGTACCGATGGGCACGATGGCCGACATCGGCATGCCGGTCGGCTTGACCTTCGCCGGACGGTCATACGACGACACGGCACTGCTTGTGCTCGCCGCGGCGTTCGAGGCCACCGGTAGTCGGCGGACCGCACCACCGCGGACCCCCGCTCTCGCCTCGGCGTTCAGCTCAGATCGCGGGTGA
- a CDS encoding TIGR03089 family protein, translating into MNIADAVLDPLLRADPMGPRITFYDDASGERIELSTVTLANWAAKTANLLRDELGAGAGSRVAVLLPAHWQSAAVLLGVWWIGAEVVLGGSSDLALCTADRLDEADEMVSGGEVAVLSLDPFGKSVPDLPIGVTDYATAVRVHGDQVIGESRPGPALDGRTVEDVLAGAAESATSRGLTRGDRVMSSLAWSTPAEIVDNLLSVFVAGASLVQVANPDPAALDRRRDTEKVTRDLS; encoded by the coding sequence ATGAATATCGCTGACGCGGTTCTGGATCCATTGCTGCGCGCCGACCCGATGGGTCCGCGCATCACGTTCTACGACGACGCCAGCGGTGAGCGCATCGAGTTGTCGACGGTGACGCTGGCGAACTGGGCGGCCAAGACCGCCAACCTGTTACGCGACGAACTCGGCGCCGGCGCCGGCTCGCGGGTGGCGGTGCTACTGCCCGCGCACTGGCAGAGCGCCGCGGTGCTGCTGGGTGTCTGGTGGATCGGCGCCGAGGTGGTGCTCGGCGGCTCATCGGACCTCGCGCTGTGCACCGCCGACCGCCTCGATGAGGCCGACGAGATGGTGTCCGGCGGTGAGGTCGCGGTGCTGTCGCTGGATCCGTTCGGCAAGTCCGTGCCGGATCTGCCCATCGGGGTGACCGACTACGCGACCGCGGTGCGGGTACACGGCGATCAGGTGATCGGCGAGTCGCGCCCGGGCCCGGCACTCGACGGGCGGACGGTCGAGGACGTGCTGGCCGGGGCGGCCGAGTCCGCCACCTCGCGGGGGCTGACGCGCGGCGACCGGGTGATGTCGTCACTGGCCTGGTCGACACCGGCGGAGATCGTCGACAATCTGCTGTCGGTGTTCGTGGCCGGGGCGTCGCTGGTGCAGGTGGCCAACCCGGATCCTGCCGCGCTGGATCGCCGCCGCGACACCGAGAAGGTCACCCGCGATCTGAGCTGA
- a CDS encoding LCP family protein, which translates to MVMVGTGVAWGKIRSFEDGIFHLSTAALGGGGEDDGAIDILLVGMDSRTDAHGNPLSEDELATLHAGDDVSTNTDTIILVRIPNNGKSATAISIPRDSYVKAPGLDKTKINGVYGQVKLEKMKELVEQQGMDPAEAEPKAVEAGREALIKTVADLTGVTVDHYAEIGLLGFALITDALGGVDVCLKDAVYEPLSGADFPAGWQKLNGAQALSFVRQRHDLPRGDLDRVVRQQVVMAQLAHQVISSKTLTSPSTLNQLQDAIQRSVVISSGWDIMDFIKQLQNLAGGNVAFATIPVLDEAGWSDDGMQSVVRVEPSQVQEWVASLLHDQDEGKTEKIAYSPDQTTVEVVNDTEINGLAAAVSEVLTAKGFVEGNVGNNEKDHVIKSQVQAAKEDDLGAQAVAKELGGLPVAAEGSLPAGTVRVVLASDYTGPGSGLDGTLPTAATVDQAAGQAGDATAPPPSPIITAGSDDPKCVN; encoded by the coding sequence ATGGTGATGGTCGGTACCGGCGTCGCCTGGGGGAAGATCCGCTCGTTCGAGGACGGCATCTTCCACCTGAGCACAGCCGCCCTCGGCGGCGGCGGTGAGGACGACGGCGCGATCGACATCCTCCTCGTCGGTATGGACAGCCGCACCGACGCGCACGGCAACCCGCTCTCGGAGGACGAACTGGCCACGCTGCACGCCGGCGACGACGTGTCCACCAACACCGACACGATCATCCTGGTCCGCATCCCGAACAACGGGAAGTCGGCGACCGCCATCTCGATCCCGCGCGACTCCTACGTCAAGGCGCCGGGGCTGGACAAGACGAAGATCAACGGCGTCTACGGCCAGGTGAAGCTCGAGAAGATGAAAGAGCTCGTCGAGCAGCAGGGCATGGACCCCGCGGAGGCCGAGCCGAAAGCGGTGGAGGCCGGCCGCGAAGCGCTCATCAAGACCGTCGCTGATCTGACCGGCGTCACGGTGGACCACTACGCCGAGATTGGCCTGCTGGGATTCGCTTTGATCACCGATGCCCTCGGTGGCGTCGATGTCTGCCTGAAAGACGCCGTCTACGAACCACTTTCGGGTGCGGACTTCCCGGCTGGCTGGCAGAAGCTCAACGGCGCGCAAGCGCTGAGCTTCGTGCGCCAGCGCCACGACCTTCCGCGCGGCGACCTCGACCGGGTGGTGCGCCAGCAGGTCGTGATGGCTCAGCTTGCCCACCAAGTGATTTCGAGCAAGACCTTGACCAGCCCGTCGACACTGAACCAGCTGCAGGATGCGATTCAGCGCTCGGTGGTGATCTCCTCGGGCTGGGACATCATGGATTTCATCAAGCAGTTGCAGAATCTGGCGGGCGGCAACGTCGCGTTCGCGACCATCCCGGTGCTTGACGAGGCGGGCTGGAGCGACGACGGCATGCAGTCGGTGGTGCGCGTCGAACCCTCGCAGGTGCAGGAGTGGGTGGCCAGCCTGCTGCACGATCAGGACGAGGGCAAGACGGAGAAGATCGCCTACTCGCCGGACCAGACCACCGTCGAGGTAGTCAACGACACCGAGATCAACGGCCTGGCTGCCGCAGTGTCGGAGGTGTTGACCGCCAAGGGTTTTGTCGAAGGCAACGTCGGCAACAACGAGAAAGACCACGTGATCAAGAGCCAGGTGCAGGCCGCCAAGGAGGATGATCTCGGCGCCCAGGCCGTCGCCAAGGAACTCGGCGGGCTGCCGGTCGCTGCGGAGGGTTCGCTCCCGGCGGGCACGGTGCGGGTGGTGCTCGCGTCGGACTACACCGGCCCCGGCTCGGGCCTGGACGGGACGCTGCCGACGGCCGCGACGGTGGATCAGGCCGCCGGGCAGGCCGGCGATGCGACGGCTCCCCCACCGTCGCCGATCATCACTGCGGGGTCCGACGACCCCAAGTGCGTCAACTGA